A stretch of the Deinococcus misasensis DSM 22328 genome encodes the following:
- a CDS encoding DUF5693 family protein: protein MLRTLLYALLCLSLIPALMLGWNRIQFERAQQVTALTLDMPTLRDQAIATGKTEDELLQDYRALGVNGLAIYEDLVKDRIERGELMVQGGYSILSLYPNAPVKPNWVYYRSLQPGSAEDLAQRYVLKSEEVTFNGQKWIGFPMDLAAFPAGPNLPELEKRKAEGWIISYRPWNHPAVKNPGQYLPKVPVLIFNGLNIYGYDDPASLQEYGQSIKQSGAAVSLIEFTEQKGVPELARELPAVRVFSLSREYQVTLTPEDFASKVVLAARERNMQVLYIRPFNRISDTEKMLKKIMAGLDRAGFELGAPTPEDYQPNTLLRILSCIGPVAALVLVALSYPLRWLGVLAAVGALGLAVVTAGPSWGAMALLAAMVFPALGFLLQRKTPWDWLRATSISFMGVFFLTGIGTSRLGMLGIEPFAGVSLTLLMPVALYLGSLMPNQDIRKTLKDLYNTKIQLGDLAVAGIGLVVLALVFLRRGNDTGVGASNAEIEIRQLVQDSMIRPRFKEMIAHPAALLGLTGFFPQYITIALMLVGVIGQASLVNTFEHFHTPLLISLLRAVNGVAFGLVTGLIMIPVVRFIIKWFGQYRENRDKGQVQA from the coding sequence ATGCTCAGAACGCTGCTTTATGCGCTGCTGTGTTTAAGTTTGATTCCGGCCCTGATGCTGGGCTGGAACCGCATTCAATTTGAAAGGGCCCAGCAGGTCACGGCCCTGACCCTCGACATGCCCACCCTGCGCGATCAGGCCATTGCCACGGGCAAAACCGAAGATGAACTGCTGCAAGATTACCGTGCCCTCGGGGTGAACGGACTGGCCATCTACGAGGATCTGGTCAAAGACCGCATTGAACGGGGCGAATTGATGGTGCAAGGTGGGTATTCCATCCTGTCCCTGTATCCCAACGCTCCGGTCAAACCCAACTGGGTGTATTACCGCAGCCTCCAACCGGGTTCTGCCGAAGACCTCGCACAACGTTATGTGCTCAAGTCCGAGGAGGTCACCTTCAACGGTCAGAAATGGATTGGCTTCCCCATGGACCTTGCAGCGTTTCCTGCTGGTCCCAACCTGCCCGAGCTGGAAAAGCGCAAGGCTGAGGGTTGGATCATCAGTTATCGCCCATGGAACCACCCTGCAGTCAAAAACCCCGGTCAGTACCTTCCCAAAGTTCCGGTGCTGATTTTCAACGGCCTGAACATCTATGGGTACGATGACCCGGCCAGCCTGCAAGAGTATGGCCAGAGCATCAAACAGTCGGGTGCTGCGGTTTCCCTGATCGAGTTCACCGAGCAAAAAGGGGTTCCAGAGTTGGCACGTGAATTGCCTGCGGTGCGGGTGTTCAGCCTGAGCCGGGAGTACCAGGTCACCCTGACCCCTGAGGATTTTGCCTCCAAGGTGGTGCTGGCTGCCCGTGAACGCAACATGCAGGTGCTGTACATCCGGCCTTTCAACCGCATCTCTGACACCGAGAAGATGCTCAAAAAGATCATGGCCGGTCTGGACCGTGCCGGGTTTGAACTGGGTGCCCCCACCCCAGAGGATTACCAGCCCAACACCTTGCTGCGCATCCTGAGTTGCATTGGCCCTGTGGCTGCACTGGTGCTGGTGGCCCTCAGTTACCCTTTGCGCTGGTTGGGTGTGCTGGCTGCAGTGGGTGCCCTCGGGCTTGCGGTGGTCACCGCTGGACCTTCATGGGGAGCGATGGCCTTGCTGGCTGCGATGGTGTTTCCAGCTCTGGGTTTCTTGTTGCAGCGCAAAACCCCCTGGGATTGGTTGCGGGCCACCTCGATCAGCTTCATGGGGGTGTTCTTCCTGACCGGAATTGGGACCAGTCGGCTCGGGATGCTGGGCATTGAACCTTTCGCTGGTGTTTCCTTGACCCTCCTGATGCCTGTTGCCCTGTACCTGGGCAGCCTGATGCCCAATCAGGACATCCGCAAAACCCTCAAGGACCTGTACAACACCAAAATCCAGCTCGGAGACCTTGCGGTGGCCGGGATCGGTCTGGTGGTGCTGGCTCTGGTGTTCCTGCGCAGAGGCAACGATACAGGTGTGGGGGCCTCCAACGCAGAAATCGAGATCCGCCAACTGGTGCAGGATTCCATGATCCGCCCGAGGTTCAAAGAGATGATCGCCCACCCTGCCGCTTTGCTGGGCCTGACGGGCTTTTTCCCCCAGTACATCACCATTGCGTTGATGCTGGTCGGTGTGATCGGGCAGGCCAGTCTGGTGAACACCTTCGAGCACTTCCACACCCCCTTGCTGATCAGCTTGCTGCGTGCAGTCAATGGTGTGGCTTTCGGTCTGGTGACGGGTCTGATCATGATTCCCGTGGTGCGCTTCATCATCAAATGGTTCGGGCAGTACCGTGAAAACCGTGACAAAGGTCAGGTGCAAGCATGA
- the udk gene encoding uridine kinase, producing the protein MQKPFLIGIAGGTGCGKTTVTERIVNTVGADRVAVVVQDNYYRDQSHMAFEERLQTNYDHPAAFDWDLLFKHLDALMNGVGIEMPVYDFVNHTRADSTTHLRPSPVIVLDGIFSLYEEKIRDLMRLKIFVDADADVRFIRRLSRDTAERGRTVQSVIDQYLDYVRPMHLQFIEPTKRYADVIIPHGGHNEPALEMLSARIQSLSQH; encoded by the coding sequence GTGCAAAAACCTTTTTTGATTGGCATCGCCGGAGGAACCGGCTGTGGAAAAACCACCGTCACCGAACGGATTGTGAACACCGTCGGTGCAGACCGTGTCGCGGTGGTGGTGCAGGACAACTATTACCGCGATCAATCCCACATGGCCTTTGAAGAGCGCCTCCAGACCAACTATGACCACCCTGCGGCTTTTGACTGGGACTTGCTGTTCAAACACCTCGATGCCCTGATGAACGGGGTTGGGATAGAGATGCCTGTCTATGATTTTGTGAACCACACCCGTGCAGACAGCACCACCCATCTGAGGCCCAGTCCTGTGATTGTTCTGGACGGTATTTTTTCTCTGTACGAAGAAAAAATCCGTGACCTGATGCGCCTGAAAATCTTTGTGGATGCCGATGCAGATGTTCGTTTCATCCGCCGTCTGTCGCGCGACACCGCAGAACGGGGCCGCACCGTACAGAGCGTCATCGACCAGTACCTCGATTACGTGCGCCCGATGCACCTCCAGTTCATAGAGCCCACCAAGCGCTATGCCGATGTGATCATCCCCCACGGTGGGCACAACGAACCTGCTCTGGAGATGCTTTCTGCGCGGATCCAGAGCCTCTCGCAGCACTGA
- a CDS encoding S41 family peptidase — MKARLTVLWLLCGVGLAISPAEDLYVQSTQTLQENYFGYSSRDLPALVQQYGQQLQDTCKPQADNCPVEVGRSTLEALLNELADPHTYYLYPEESDSRDRAQNGEDSPTPRIGVTSAPLPGGLGRVVLFVRDDGPAYTAGIKPGDLLVEVDGKPLGNDPSGGSNLIAEYAQKTTPFEMKVRRGKELLTFTLQGEVLMQAPLPTLTTGGGLPEGVGLIQIPDFEAYRQVGRKVHALVRQARQQKLYALILDLRNNGGGLVIEWISAAAAFSPNPGVLNVRKDQTSRLEYRQGTLQMRVNDEFAGNVYTIRMPELWTGKMVVLVNGETASSGEYFAYYLQKMGIKVIGEPTYGLLNTAADSYELPDQGLLVVTTIKSALPDGTLYPERLTPDILVNDDLSSRAGTLVDPLVRRALEELEYQP, encoded by the coding sequence ATGAAAGCAAGACTCACCGTGTTGTGGTTGCTGTGTGGGGTCGGTCTCGCCATCAGCCCAGCAGAAGACCTGTATGTGCAGTCCACCCAGACGTTGCAGGAAAACTATTTCGGGTACAGTTCCAGAGACCTGCCTGCTCTGGTGCAGCAGTACGGGCAGCAGTTGCAAGACACCTGCAAACCGCAGGCCGACAATTGCCCCGTGGAGGTGGGCCGTTCCACCCTCGAAGCCCTGCTGAATGAACTTGCCGATCCACACACCTATTACCTGTATCCCGAAGAAAGCGATTCACGGGACCGGGCTCAGAATGGAGAAGACTCTCCCACACCCAGAATTGGTGTCACTTCTGCACCCTTGCCGGGAGGGTTGGGAAGGGTGGTCTTGTTTGTCAGGGACGATGGTCCAGCTTACACAGCAGGCATCAAACCGGGTGATTTGCTGGTGGAAGTGGACGGAAAACCCCTCGGGAATGATCCTTCAGGTGGCAGCAATTTGATTGCCGAATATGCACAAAAAACCACCCCTTTTGAGATGAAAGTGCGCAGAGGGAAAGAACTTTTGACCTTCACCTTGCAGGGGGAGGTGCTCATGCAGGCCCCTCTGCCCACCCTCACCACAGGTGGAGGCCTTCCCGAGGGGGTGGGCCTGATTCAGATTCCTGATTTCGAAGCTTACCGTCAGGTGGGGCGCAAAGTGCATGCTCTGGTGCGGCAAGCCCGGCAGCAGAAACTCTATGCGTTGATTCTGGACCTCCGCAACAATGGAGGCGGACTGGTCATCGAGTGGATCAGTGCTGCCGCCGCCTTCTCACCCAATCCGGGGGTGCTGAACGTGCGCAAAGACCAGACTTCCAGATTGGAATACCGTCAGGGCACCTTGCAGATGCGCGTCAACGATGAGTTTGCTGGCAACGTCTACACCATTCGCATGCCTGAACTCTGGACCGGGAAAATGGTGGTGCTGGTCAATGGAGAAACCGCCTCCAGTGGCGAATACTTTGCCTATTACCTGCAAAAAATGGGCATCAAAGTGATTGGTGAACCCACTTACGGCCTGCTCAACACTGCTGCCGATTCCTACGAGTTGCCCGATCAAGGTTTGCTGGTGGTCACCACCATCAAATCTGCACTTCCAGACGGCACCCTCTACCCCGAGCGGCTCACACCAGATATTCTGGTGAACGATGACCTGTCCTCCCGAGCAGGAACGCTGGTGGACCCTCTGGTCAGACGTGCCCTGGAGGAACTTGAATACCAACCATGA
- a CDS encoding S41 family peptidase: MTFKTALMVLLLALPLSACTARSNTPLEWFNEATGLLEKHYYGFQLDHLKPLIQKNRHALSLRCQTECSWQDAESQLKNLLGGLGDPHTVYRTAEQSQSDQGGNTAPPTLGIRMSYLPAQKAHVLLVVQPDGPAGKAGLKRGDAFVAVNGMACTPENENLLRETIRSGKPFKATLHAAQSPPKEVQLQGKVQNLMFMPQLYTAGLPRGVGLLHIPDFDVWEKTSARIHQLIKSAQDQNLNTLIVDLRDNPGGYVWEMLSSSSAFMKQVESIDSFPGKKVHLIGWEGKVRQVGKLYLPFFYKAPTAQLWTGQIIALVNQKTASAAESFAYNLQLQKRGLVIGEPTKGLLNTTTEQYDLSNGGTLVVTITRTLTVQDTPYPERVTPDVYVQDDPNALAFQGRDVMLEKALQVAAQQVR, translated from the coding sequence ATGACATTTAAGACTGCCCTGATGGTGTTGCTTCTGGCCTTGCCTTTGAGCGCCTGCACAGCCAGAAGCAACACACCCCTGGAATGGTTCAATGAAGCCACCGGGTTGCTTGAAAAGCATTATTACGGGTTTCAGTTGGATCACCTGAAACCTTTGATTCAAAAAAACCGCCATGCATTGTCCCTCAGGTGTCAAACAGAATGCAGCTGGCAAGATGCCGAAAGCCAGCTCAAAAACCTGCTGGGTGGTCTGGGCGATCCCCATACGGTGTATCGAACAGCAGAACAAAGCCAGAGCGATCAGGGAGGCAACACAGCACCCCCAACATTGGGCATCCGCATGTCTTACCTTCCTGCACAAAAAGCCCATGTCCTTCTGGTGGTTCAACCGGATGGACCTGCCGGCAAAGCAGGCTTGAAGCGTGGGGATGCCTTTGTTGCCGTCAATGGCATGGCCTGCACACCAGAAAATGAAAACCTGTTGCGTGAAACCATCCGCAGTGGCAAACCCTTCAAAGCGACCCTCCACGCAGCACAAAGCCCTCCCAAAGAAGTCCAGTTGCAGGGAAAGGTCCAGAACCTGATGTTCATGCCCCAGCTGTACACTGCAGGGCTGCCCAGAGGTGTTGGGCTTTTGCACATTCCCGATTTTGATGTCTGGGAAAAAACCAGCGCCCGCATCCACCAGTTGATCAAAAGTGCACAGGACCAGAACCTCAACACCCTGATTGTGGATTTGCGTGACAATCCGGGCGGGTACGTTTGGGAAATGCTTTCCAGCTCTTCAGCTTTCATGAAACAGGTGGAATCCATTGACAGCTTTCCGGGCAAAAAAGTACACCTGATCGGCTGGGAAGGCAAAGTGCGTCAGGTGGGCAAACTCTACTTGCCTTTTTTTTACAAAGCCCCAACAGCCCAGCTTTGGACGGGCCAGATCATCGCTCTGGTGAATCAAAAGACCGCTTCTGCCGCAGAATCTTTTGCCTACAATTTGCAGTTGCAAAAACGCGGTCTGGTGATCGGTGAACCCACCAAGGGCCTGTTGAACACCACCACCGAACAGTACGACCTGTCCAATGGAGGCACCCTGGTGGTCACCATCACCCGAACCCTCACCGTGCAAGACACCCCTTACCCAGAGAGGGTGACCCCAGATGTGTACGTTCAAGACGATCCCAACGCTCTGGCCTTTCAGGGAAGGGATGTGATGCTGGAGAAAGCCCTTCAAGTGGCTGCTCAGCAGGTCAGGTAG
- a CDS encoding adenylosuccinate synthase, which yields MPGIAIIGAQWGDEGKGKVIDFLSPDAHFVARYQGGANAGHTVNAKGKTYKLNLLPSGVLRDGVVSILGDGMVIDPWKFLQERETLLEGGLNPTLYISQNAHLVLPHHKSVDGRKDFVGTTGRGIGPAYADRARRVGVRMGDLKDDSVLLERLAHLIEAKPNSTKEVGWTSPEGALKDLQEIREKLLPFVADTGAMLRQAVKDNRNILFEGAQATLLDLNYGTYPFVTSSHPTVGGIIVGTGVSHKAINKVYGVAKAFQTRVGHGPFATEVFGEMEHRLRGDGSKPWDEFGTTTGRPRRVGWLDLELLKYAVDLNGFDGLAINKVDVLSGLETLKVCVGYGSEGQPIYKEMKGWGDTEGATSRETLPKEAQAYLDLIEEHTGCPVVLFATGPEREKTFGEVHW from the coding sequence ATGCCAGGAATCGCAATCATTGGAGCCCAGTGGGGAGACGAAGGAAAAGGAAAAGTCATTGACTTCCTTTCACCTGATGCGCACTTTGTGGCCCGTTATCAGGGTGGGGCCAATGCCGGTCACACCGTCAATGCCAAAGGCAAAACCTACAAACTGAACCTGCTCCCCAGTGGCGTGCTGCGCGATGGCGTGGTCAGCATCCTCGGGGATGGCATGGTCATTGACCCCTGGAAGTTCCTGCAAGAGCGTGAAACCCTGCTGGAAGGTGGCCTGAACCCCACCCTGTACATCAGCCAGAACGCCCACCTCGTGTTGCCCCACCACAAGAGCGTGGATGGCCGCAAAGACTTCGTGGGCACCACCGGACGCGGCATCGGCCCCGCCTATGCAGACCGTGCCCGCCGTGTGGGTGTGCGCATGGGCGACCTGAAAGACGACAGCGTGCTGCTGGAGCGTCTGGCCCACCTGATCGAAGCCAAACCCAACTCCACCAAGGAAGTGGGCTGGACCTCTCCTGAAGGTGCCCTCAAAGACCTGCAAGAAATCCGTGAAAAACTGCTGCCTTTCGTGGCAGACACCGGAGCCATGCTGCGTCAGGCCGTCAAAGACAACCGCAACATCCTGTTTGAAGGCGCACAGGCCACCTTGCTGGACCTGAACTACGGCACCTACCCCTTCGTGACCAGCTCCCACCCCACCGTGGGCGGGATCATCGTGGGCACCGGGGTCAGCCACAAAGCCATCAACAAGGTGTACGGCGTGGCCAAAGCCTTCCAGACCCGCGTGGGCCACGGTCCTTTCGCCACCGAAGTGTTCGGCGAAATGGAACACCGCCTGCGTGGCGACGGCTCCAAACCCTGGGACGAGTTCGGCACCACCACCGGACGTCCCCGCCGTGTGGGCTGGCTGGACCTTGAACTGCTGAAATACGCCGTGGACCTCAACGGCTTCGATGGCCTCGCCATCAACAAAGTCGATGTGCTCTCGGGTCTGGAAACCCTCAAAGTGTGCGTGGGATACGGCTCTGAAGGCCAGCCCATCTACAAAGAAATGAAAGGTTGGGGCGACACCGAAGGGGCCACCAGCCGCGAAACCCTGCCCAAAGAAGCCCAGGCTTACCTTGACCTGATCGAGGAGCACACCGGATGCCCTGTGGTGCTGTTCGCCACAGGCCCCGAGCGTGAAAAAACCTTCGGCGAAGTGCACTGGTAA
- the folE2 gene encoding GTP cyclohydrolase FolE2: protein MANHNPTLLQGTSRLPNKQERHRLFGSVDPIPGNKPTEKEKMVDLQNTPKDFLFSLDQVGISNVKHPVMVRSTLNPTLQTTVANFALTTSLVQNSKGINMSRLTEQLDLYHQQGWELSLPNLCQFAEELAGRMKQAAATIEVTFPWFYERPAPVSGLTGLMHAEAMMRVHFDEVTGFTATVGLKATVTTLCPCSKEISEYSAHNQRGVVTAEIELSDAQTDWDWKKALLEAEETNASACMHPILKRPDEKKVTESAYENPRFVEDMVRLVAADLYEMPEVTAFFVECRNEESIHLHDAIARVRYRK from the coding sequence ATGGCAAATCACAACCCCACCCTCTTGCAGGGTACCTCCCGTCTTCCCAACAAACAGGAACGCCACCGCCTTTTCGGTTCTGTGGATCCCATTCCCGGCAACAAACCCACCGAAAAAGAGAAAATGGTGGACCTGCAAAACACCCCCAAAGACTTTCTGTTTTCTCTGGACCAGGTCGGGATTTCCAACGTCAAGCATCCGGTGATGGTGCGCTCCACCCTGAATCCCACCTTGCAAACCACCGTTGCGAACTTTGCCCTGACCACCTCTCTGGTGCAGAACTCCAAGGGCATCAACATGAGCCGCCTGACCGAGCAACTGGATCTGTACCACCAGCAAGGCTGGGAACTCAGTTTGCCCAACCTGTGCCAGTTTGCAGAGGAACTCGCAGGTCGCATGAAGCAAGCTGCTGCCACCATCGAAGTGACTTTCCCATGGTTCTACGAGCGTCCTGCTCCAGTCTCTGGCCTGACCGGACTGATGCACGCCGAGGCCATGATGCGGGTGCACTTTGATGAGGTGACCGGATTCACCGCCACCGTGGGCCTGAAAGCCACCGTCACCACCCTGTGCCCCTGCTCCAAAGAAATCAGCGAGTACAGCGCCCACAACCAGAGGGGCGTGGTCACCGCCGAAATCGAGCTTTCCGACGCCCAGACCGATTGGGACTGGAAAAAAGCCTTGCTGGAAGCCGAGGAGACCAATGCCAGTGCTTGCATGCACCCGATTCTCAAACGTCCCGACGAGAAGAAAGTCACAGAAAGCGCCTACGAGAATCCCCGTTTCGTGGAAGACATGGTGCGTCTGGTGGCCGCCGACCTCTACGAGATGCCTGAAGTGACTGCCTTCTTTGTGGAGTGCCGCAACGAGGAATCCATCCACCTGCACGACGCCATCGCCAGAGTGCGTTACCGCAAGTAA
- a CDS encoding MFS transporter, with protein sequence MRPSGLTVTHMNLLLALRNVVFYSAFACFALYLPLYAQSLGVPTAIIGLGSLATALGSFVFSTFFLSKLVDRLGDRGLYRWMWLCSTLVLLLLFLLGKTSPLLYPVITAGLGAALMTFMPLNDIAATTTLNGIKPTYGLVRVAGSISFMLTTLILGPLVDRAGYGVVPIWMLTATGVAQLIASAVTFTKVTRDPHQTVQKVPGARRSDLLMLLPVLATIILISASHAPYSNFGSVLLEKLGMSGSELSRVFAVAVVAESVTFLLADRLKFSFFSVAVVAGMLALVRWWLWYNHPGYLVLILSQTFHAVTFAAMQLAFIQYSQTLSNQTRQLLISVYGGVGMQLFPGFTAFLMGFFIDRYNTGVFLLSMVLAGLSLTLALLQVRKTRSAQVVH encoded by the coding sequence ATGCGACCATCGGGTTTGACGGTCACCCACATGAACCTGCTTTTGGCGCTCAGGAATGTGGTTTTTTATTCTGCCTTTGCCTGCTTTGCCCTCTATTTGCCCCTGTACGCCCAGAGTCTGGGTGTTCCCACGGCCATCATTGGTCTGGGCAGTCTGGCCACCGCGCTGGGCAGCTTTGTGTTCAGCACTTTTTTTCTGTCCAAACTGGTGGACCGTCTGGGAGACCGTGGATTGTACCGCTGGATGTGGCTGTGCAGCACTCTGGTTCTGCTGTTGCTGTTCTTGCTGGGAAAAACCTCTCCATTGCTTTATCCGGTCATCACTGCAGGTCTGGGTGCTGCCCTGATGACATTCATGCCCCTGAATGACATTGCTGCCACCACCACCCTGAATGGCATCAAACCCACTTACGGTCTGGTGCGGGTCGCCGGGTCCATCAGCTTCATGCTGACCACCCTGATTCTGGGACCTCTGGTGGACCGTGCCGGGTACGGTGTGGTGCCCATCTGGATGCTGACAGCAACTGGAGTGGCCCAGCTCATTGCCTCAGCAGTGACGTTTACAAAGGTGACCAGAGACCCACATCAAACCGTCCAGAAGGTTCCTGGTGCCCGCAGATCCGACCTGCTCATGCTGCTTCCAGTGCTGGCCACCATCATTCTGATTTCGGCGTCCCATGCCCCTTACAGCAATTTTGGATCGGTGTTGCTGGAGAAGCTCGGGATGTCAGGCAGCGAACTGTCCCGGGTGTTTGCTGTGGCCGTGGTGGCAGAGTCGGTGACGTTTCTGCTCGCAGACCGCCTGAAGTTCTCCTTTTTTTCGGTGGCAGTGGTGGCAGGCATGCTGGCCCTTGTGCGCTGGTGGCTGTGGTACAACCATCCCGGCTATCTGGTTCTGATCCTCTCCCAGACGTTTCATGCGGTCACTTTTGCAGCGATGCAACTGGCCTTCATCCAGTATTCCCAGACCCTCAGCAACCAGACGCGGCAACTCTTGATCAGCGTGTATGGCGGAGTGGGGATGCAACTCTTTCCGGGCTTCACCGCTTTCCTGATGGGCTTTTTCATTGACCGTTACAACACCGGGGTTTTCCTGCTCTCGATGGTGCTGGCTGGGCTCTCTTTGACTCTGGCCCTGTTGCAAGTCCGCAAAACCCGCTCAGCACAGGTGGTCCACTGA
- a CDS encoding GNAT family N-acetyltransferase has product MSQSSLHIRTVREEDHNQWLPLWEGYQSFYQANIPPETTTLTWQRFLDPQEPMFAALAFEGEQAIGMVHFIYHRSCWTSGDYCYLQDLFVSQDKRGDGVGRKLIEFVYQRAQQAGCSRVHWLTHETNQDAMKLYDRIASRSGFVQYRKLL; this is encoded by the coding sequence ATGAGCCAGAGTTCACTTCACATCCGCACCGTCAGAGAAGAAGACCACAACCAATGGCTGCCCCTCTGGGAAGGCTACCAGAGCTTCTATCAGGCCAACATCCCACCAGAAACCACCACCCTCACGTGGCAAAGGTTTCTGGACCCCCAAGAGCCCATGTTTGCAGCGCTGGCTTTTGAAGGGGAACAGGCCATCGGCATGGTGCATTTCATTTACCACCGCTCCTGCTGGACCTCTGGGGATTACTGTTACCTGCAGGACCTCTTTGTGTCACAAGACAAACGGGGAGACGGGGTGGGGCGAAAATTGATTGAATTTGTGTACCAGAGGGCCCAGCAAGCTGGCTGCTCCAGGGTGCACTGGCTCACCCACGAAACCAATCAGGACGCCATGAAGCTGTATGACCGGATTGCCAGCCGCTCTGGATTTGTGCAGTATCGCAAGCTGCTTTAA
- a CDS encoding SDR family oxidoreductase, which produces MQGKTVVITGATGGIGKVTAQTLSQMGAKVLLLARDAARGKETLKTLSRDCELYIGDLASQDDLHRMAQEIKSKHSTIDVLVNNAGAIFGERLESPDGIEMTIALNHLSYFVLSNLLLDPLLNAPQGRIVNVSSAAHQMGYIDFTDFQYRERRYNGGRAYNDSKLMNVLFTYELARRLKGTPVTVNCLHPGVVKTSFGKEAGGWISKMFKLFRPIMITPEQGAKTSIHLATSPELSEVTGKYFTNCAATKSSVRSYDEGLAARLWYTSKELTGLD; this is translated from the coding sequence ATGCAAGGCAAAACCGTGGTCATCACCGGAGCCACCGGAGGCATTGGCAAAGTCACAGCGCAAACCCTCTCCCAGATGGGTGCGAAAGTGCTGCTTCTGGCCCGAGATGCTGCCAGAGGCAAAGAAACCCTCAAAACCCTCTCCAGAGACTGTGAGCTGTACATCGGAGACCTTGCCAGTCAGGACGACCTGCACCGCATGGCGCAGGAAATCAAAAGCAAGCACAGCACCATCGATGTGCTGGTCAACAACGCTGGAGCCATTTTCGGAGAGCGTCTGGAAAGCCCGGACGGCATCGAAATGACCATTGCCCTCAACCACCTGAGTTATTTTGTGCTCAGCAACCTGCTGCTGGACCCCCTGCTGAATGCCCCTCAGGGTCGCATTGTGAACGTCAGCAGTGCAGCGCACCAGATGGGTTACATCGACTTCACCGACTTCCAGTACCGTGAACGCAGGTACAACGGTGGACGGGCCTACAACGACAGCAAGCTGATGAACGTGCTGTTCACTTACGAACTGGCCCGCAGGCTGAAAGGCACCCCGGTCACGGTCAACTGCCTGCATCCCGGCGTGGTCAAAACCAGTTTCGGCAAAGAAGCAGGTGGATGGATCAGCAAGATGTTCAAACTGTTCCGCCCGATCATGATCACCCCAGAGCAAGGTGCCAAGACCAGCATCCATCTTGCCACCAGTCCCGAGTTGTCTGAAGTCACCGGCAAGTACTTCACCAACTGTGCAGCCACCAAATCCAGCGTCCGCAGCTACGATGAAGGTCTGGCTGCACGCCTCTGGTACACCTCCAAAGAACTCACCGGACTGGATTGA
- a CDS encoding enoyl-ACP reductase FabI produces MIGIDLSGKTALVMGVTNSYSLGWAIGEKLLQAGAKCMFSYQGERLQASLEKLVSPYEGTLTEQCDVTQEADLERLFARIKEEYGSLDYIVHAVAYAPRASMEGRFVETTQEDWNTALSVSAYSLVSVSRHAEPLLNDGASIVTLTYYASQKVVPKYNVMGVAKAALEASTRYLAYELGAKNVRVNAISAGPMRTVAAKSIPGFSGMLSKAAEMAAMKRNATAEEVGKLGLFLLSDLASGITGETTYVDAGYNIMGMNLEG; encoded by the coding sequence ATGATTGGAATTGATCTCTCCGGTAAAACCGCACTGGTGATGGGTGTCACCAACAGCTACTCTCTGGGTTGGGCCATCGGCGAAAAACTGCTGCAGGCCGGTGCAAAATGCATGTTCAGCTATCAAGGCGAGCGCCTGCAAGCCTCGCTGGAAAAACTGGTTTCCCCGTATGAAGGGACCCTCACAGAGCAATGCGACGTGACCCAGGAAGCCGACCTCGAACGCCTCTTTGCCCGCATCAAAGAGGAATACGGCTCTCTGGACTACATCGTGCATGCAGTGGCTTATGCCCCTCGCGCCAGCATGGAAGGCCGTTTTGTGGAAACCACCCAGGAAGACTGGAACACCGCACTGTCCGTCAGTGCTTACAGTCTGGTGTCGGTGTCCCGCCACGCTGAACCCCTCCTCAACGATGGGGCCAGCATCGTGACCCTGACTTACTACGCCAGCCAGAAAGTGGTGCCCAAATACAACGTGATGGGTGTGGCCAAAGCCGCTCTGGAAGCCTCCACCCGTTACCTCGCCTACGAACTCGGGGCCAAAAATGTGCGTGTGAACGCCATCTCTGCTGGCCCCATGCGCACCGTGGCTGCCAAGAGCATCCCCGGTTTCAGCGGAATGCTCTCCAAAGCCGCTGAAATGGCTGCCATGAAACGCAACGCCACCGCTGAAGAAGTGGGCAAACTCGGGTTGTTCCTGCTCTCCGATCTGGCCAGTGGCATCACCGGAGAGACCACCTATGTGGATGCTGGTTACAACATCATGGGCATGAACCTCGAAGGCTGA